The following coding sequences lie in one Sorex araneus isolate mSorAra2 chromosome 4, mSorAra2.pri, whole genome shotgun sequence genomic window:
- the GJC3 gene encoding gap junction gamma-3 protein encodes MSSPRPPAGSPSPPRMCGSFLWRLAVEESQHCTPVGRLLLPLLLGFRILLLATVGLSVYSHDQREFTCNTQQPGCKAACYDAAHPFSPLHYWASQVLLVAMPSAIYLGFAFYHVLWRWDPSGTLKEEETPLREGGGGSDTPGTGTRQLLWAYVVQLGVRLALEGAALGGQYQLYGSKVPALFSCRREPCPGSVTCVLSRPSEKSVLLKAMLGVNGLCFLFTLLELALLGLRRWWPTWKQRHPFAKCCPTAGAAGGDKEQRGSVPEVVTKGHPREAGEGPVSSSP; translated from the coding sequence AtgagcagcccccggccccctgcaggGTCTCCCTCGCCTCCCAGGATGTGTGGCAGCTTCCTGTGGCGGCTGGCGGTGGAGGAGAGTCAGCACTGCACCCCCGTGGGGCGcctccttctgcctctgctcCTGGGGTTCCGCATCCTGCTGCTGGCCACGGTGGGCCTGAGTGTCTACAGCCACGATCAGCGGGAATTCACGTGCAACACGCAGCAGCCGGGCTGCAAGGCCGCCTGCTACGACGCGGCCCACCCCTTCTCGCCTCTGCACTACTGGGCCTCCCAGGTGCTCCTGGTCGCCATGCCCAGCGCCATCTACCTGGGCTTCGCCTTCTACCACGTGCTCTGGCGTTGGGACCCATCTGGGACGCTGAAGGAGGAGGAGACGCCCCTGCGAGAGGGCGGGGGCGGCTCTGACACCCCGGGAACCGGGACCCGCCAGCTCCTCTGGGCCTACGTGGTCCAGCTGGGGGTGCGGCTGGCCCTGGAGGGGGCGGCCCTGGGGGGACAGTACCAGCTCTACGGGTCCAAGGTGCCGGCCTTGTTCTCGTGTCGCCGGGAGCCTTGCCCCGGGAGTGTGACGTGCGTTTTGTCGCGGCCGTCGGAGAAGTCCGTCCTCTTGAAGGCCATGCTGGGCGTCAACGGGCTCTGCTTCCTCTTCACGCTCCTGGAGCTGGCGCTCCTGGGCCTGCGGAGATGGTGGCCCACCTGGAAGCAAAGACACCCCTTTGCTAAGTGCTGCCCGACCGCAGGGGCTGCCGGAGGTGACAAGGAACAGAGGGGTAGCGTCCCAGAGGTGGTAACAAAAGGGCATCCCCGAGAAGCTGGAGAGGGGCCCGTATCTTCCAGCCCCTGA